One genomic segment of Triticum dicoccoides isolate Atlit2015 ecotype Zavitan unplaced genomic scaffold, WEW_v2.0 scaffold8774, whole genome shotgun sequence includes these proteins:
- the LOC119348189 gene encoding probable 2-oxoglutarate-dependent dioxygenase At3g50210, with protein sequence MSYYSDILHPQRTQQTGCPLLTERPWDESLMMEVRDVTQKFFQLAHEEKLKIKMTPQSDYRGYQRVGENVTKGKPNMHEAIQCYMPIEPGRYGNHAKPMEESNLWPDYPSNFDTLLENYISLLQNLSRKIMRGIALALGAQLDAFEGGTTGDAFWVLRLIGYPFSAGIPPRIDIG encoded by the exons ATGAGTTATTATTCAGACATTCTCCACCCTCAAAGAACTCAGCAGACCGGATGTCCATTATTAACAGAAAGGCCATGGGATGAGTCGCTAATGATGGAAGTCAGGGACGTCACACAGAAGTTCTTTCAGCTCGCTCACGAGGAAAAATTGAAGATCAAAATGACACCTCAGAGTGATTATAG AGGGTATCAGAGAGTGGGAGAAAATGTTACCAAGGGTAAACCTAATATGCATGAAGCAA TTCAATGCTACATGCCTATCGAACCGGGCAGATATGGTAATCATGCTAAACCAATGGAAGAATCTAATTTGTG GCCAGATTATCCATCAAATTTTGACACGCTGCTGGAAAACTATATAAGCCTTCTACAAA ATCTTTCAAGGAAGATCATGCGAGGCATAGCCTTGGCACTGGGCGCGCAGTTGGATGCTTTCGAAGGCGGAACAACAGGAGATGCTTTCTGGGTTCTCAGATTGATTGGCTATCCATTCTCAGCTGGCATCCCACCACGCATTGATATTGGATG